In Lolium rigidum isolate FL_2022 chromosome 7, APGP_CSIRO_Lrig_0.1, whole genome shotgun sequence, the DNA window TGGGCCAGCGTCAAGGACATCTGCAAGGACGGCGGCATCTTCAAGAAGGTCCTGGTCGAGGGCCAGAAGTGGGAGAACCCCAAGGATCTCGACGAAGTTCTCGGTACGTGTCAGGCAGATGTTTGTGATTTTGGTTCCTAACATGGCAATCTGCTAGAATCCAGTTCGAATTTTGCTGCAAATTTTACCAAAATTTCAGTTTCCTCTAATCTGGCCTAAACTGAAATATGTCACCGTAACTGAACCCACACGAGATCGTTCAGACCAATCTTCAGTTGCACTGTAATACAACTTGTTTAATTGAACGAAATGGTCAAATAACATGTGTCTCATCTGCTGCTCTGTCTTGTTTATGCAGTCAAGTACGAGGCGAGACTTGAGGATGGAACCGTCGTGTCCAAATCCGATGGTGTTGAATTCGCTGTGAAAGATGGTTAGTCCCTAAGTTTACTGATCCTTTGCAATTGCATTGGAGGATTTTTCTCTGAAGTGTCTGTTCTCTGTCTGATGCACGGTTTTTCTTGACTATTTCAGGTTACTTCTGCCCGGCACTTTCCAAGGCTGTGAAGACCATGAAGAAGGGCGAGAAAGTCCTCCTCACTGTCAAGCCACAATGTGAGTTTCTGTTCCACATTCTCGAGTACATTTGGGCACACAGTAAAAATTTAGCACTGGAGTCATTATGTATTTATTGTGTAATGACGAACAGACGGCTTTGGCGAGCAAGGAAGACCAGCTTCTGAAGTCGAAGGCGCAGTGCCCCCAAATGCTACCCTGCACATAGATCTTGAGCTGGTGTCTTGGAAGACGGTGACGCTGATTGGCGACAATAAGAGGATCTTGAAGAAGGTGCTCAAGGAAGGCGAAGGCTACGAACGTCCCAACGATGGGGCAGTTGTCAGAGGTGTGTGAAAAATCGCTAAAATACTTGAGGTGACTTGTGAGAAGTTGAAGTGTGTGAGAAAAGTTTACTGATCGCGTAGTACATCTCAATTGGCAGTGAGGCTGGTCGGCAAGTTGGAGGACGGCACTGTGTTCACCAAGAAGGGACATGAAGATGGCGAACCATTTGAGTTCAAGACGGATGAGGAGCAGGTCATTGATGGCCTTGACAAAACAGTGATTACCATGAAGAAAGGAGAGGTCGCATTGGTGAAAATACCACCTGAACTTGCGTTTGGATCCACTGAAACCAAGGGTGAGCTCGCTGTGGTTCCTCCCAATTCAACCGTCTTCTACGAAGTGGAGCTGGTCTCATTTGAGAAGGTAACCGTGGTGGCTATCTACTTTCTTGTTTACCTGTCTGTCTATCTTAGCCTCTGCTATTGCTCAGGTATTCATAtgtgttcttttctttttctcaggAGAAAGAATCTTGGGATTTGAAGAGCAACCCTGAGAAGATTGAAGCAGCTGCGAAGAAGAAAGAGGAAGGAAATGTATGGTTTAAAATGGGCAAGTATGCCAAAGCCTCCAAGAGATATGAGAAGGTAGGGCAGCAGGCTTTTAACTGAAAGTCGGTGCATTCTGTCCAACATTCTGTTATTCGTGAATATATATTATGGATTGGCTTTCTGACATAAATCTTTGGTTTCTGTTCTTCTGAATAGGCTGCGAAGTACATCGAGTATGACAGCTCTTACAGCGAGGATGAGAAGAAGCAATCTAAAGCACTCAAGATCAGCATCAACTTGAACGATGCCGCGTGCAAGCTCAAACTGAAAGACTACAAAGAAGCAGTGAAACTCTGCACAAAGGTAATTGTATTGCTCGGATATGGAAGTTGTGACGTTTCCATGGGTGGAATTACAGAGATCTAACCATGAGCCCTGGACAGGTTTTGGAACTGGAGAGCACAAACGTGAAGGCCTTATACAGAAGGGCGCAGGCGTACACCGCACTCGTTGATCTTGAACTGGCAGAGTTAGATATCAAGAAGGCACTGGAAATCGACCCAGACAACAGGTAGAGGCGCCCTCCATCTCTGTATAGCTACCAAATTCCTTCAGCCGTCAGTAATATTATGTTATCCAGAATGGTGACTGATTCCTCATGCCTCTCTCTTCTCCCAGGGAGGTGAAGGTTGCGTACAAGGCCTTCAAGGACAAGCTGAGGGAGTACAACAAGAGGGACGCCAAGTTCTACGGCAACATGTTCGCAAAATGGAGGAAGGTGGAAGATGCAGATAAGCATCCTGGGAAACAGGATGCACAGCCGATGGCAATTGACAGCACCGCTTGAGAGATGCCGCTGTGAACAGAGTACCTGGCATCATAGCCTGTATTAGTGATATGATATACTCCTAGAGCATTGTGTTTTGTCCTTAGTATTTGTTGCCATGGCTTTTGGCGTGAAGGCTTCACATGCCATTTGCTAGGTCGTTTGCTGCTGTCACTTGAAGTTTCACCTATACAGCTTGTTTGCCAACCAAGAAAGGGGAGTTGGAGAATAGAGAGGATCGAATTGGTACATTGAGTAGCAGACATGAGATATGTTGGATTGCATTCTCAATCTTATACTCCAAAGTCTTAACTTTTTTCGATAaacggaatatattaatatcaaaagatatcaattatacCTAGTCTCTGTAACAACCCAATGTTTTAATAACATTATAGATACACACAACACagctaaaaaaagaaaaagaaaactaagaaataaaatccCGTTACAGTATTTCAGTcgtagcaacagtaatacatctatcaccaagacaacacctgaaattcagactcttcaaaagcgacggctctaagaagggaacagtgcaccacattgccaggcacaaccagttaaggtcgttgatcaaagatcttaggttctcGAAGATACTttccctctcaaaacaatgcctttaacaaagACATtctagacacaaccagttaaagccagaccttggattttcaccctgaaaggtaagactccgaacttcacatgtgaTGCCGGCCCCCTTTCATACCACAGTTGCAAAGtttggaacaccaagcaagcccctcaacagcgcaaagacttgaacATCCATTAGCTAGTTCTCCAATCCGGTCTTCATCATAttatcttcttctgacttcaccatggatcagctgtcacttgatgtcaacacagaaaagagcttcgcgcacctccagaaccaaacggtcggaataaaagcattagTGTGCACGACTGAATACCACAGatctagcaaactccaggcaatagaagcactgttacattcgccgacgacgccttccgaaactcaacactccggccagatcatgaAGCGCAGGCCTCCGGCAGGTCTACATCTTCCAAGAGAGAtc includes these proteins:
- the LOC124677204 gene encoding peptidyl-prolyl cis-trans isomerase FKBP62-like translates to MAGVDEETMRGVEEEVDEPMNELDDGEPVDDLDGDDEEEADSPAAMMVGEEKEIGTQGLKKKLLKEGEGWERPETGDEVEVHYTGTLLDGTKFDSSRDRGTPFKFKLGQGQVIKGWDQGIKTMKKGENAVLTIPPDLAYGQAGSPPKIPPNATLQFDVELLSWASVKDICKDGGIFKKVLVEGQKWENPKDLDEVLVKYEARLEDGTVVSKSDGVEFAVKDGYFCPALSKAVKTMKKGEKVLLTVKPQYGFGEQGRPASEVEGAVPPNATLHIDLELVSWKTVTLIGDNKRILKKVLKEGEGYERPNDGAVVRVRLVGKLEDGTVFTKKGHEDGEPFEFKTDEEQVIDGLDKTVITMKKGEVALVKIPPELAFGSTETKGELAVVPPNSTVFYEVELVSFEKEKESWDLKSNPEKIEAAAKKKEEGNVWFKMGKYAKASKRYEKAAKYIEYDSSYSEDEKKQSKALKISINLNDAACKLKLKDYKEAVKLCTKVLELESTNVKALYRRAQAYTALVDLELAELDIKKALEIDPDNREVKVAYKAFKDKLREYNKRDAKFYGNMFAKWRKVEDADKHPGKQDAQPMAIDSTA